Genomic window (Longimicrobiales bacterium):
CGCCGCCACTGGACTCGGCACCACGACCTTCGACGACGGATGGCAGCAACGGTTCGGCGGCATCGACTACAGCGACCTGGAACTGGTGTCCAACGGGGAGCGCCTCACCGCCGAAGGCGGCGTCCCTGTCGTCATCCACTACATCCCCGAACGGACGATTCAGGCCGCTCTCTCTCATCCTCTGGCGATGGTCGCGAGCGACGGAGTGATCCAGGGCGGCCGCGGGCATCCCAGAGCAGCCGGCACATTCGCACGAATCCTGGGCAGGTACGTGCGGACGTTGGGCGTGATCGAGCTTCCCGACGCCATCGAGAAAATGACCCTCATGCCCGCGCAAAGGCTCGAAGCGTCCGTGAGGGGCATGAAACGAAAGGGTCGACTGCAACGCGGGGCAGACACCGACCTCGTGGTGTTCGATCCGGACGTCGTCGGCGACCAAGCGACGTTCGCGGAACCCGCTCAGCGGTCGGTCGGAATGCGCTGGGTCCTGGTGGGCGGACACCTCGTCATCTCGGACGGAATGGTGCAGGAGGCAGGAAGACCGGGGCAACCGATACGGCGCGGTCGCTGACGGAGCACCCGTCGGTCTGATGGTGTGGCGTTGTTGCATGGCTCGGTCATGTGGACAGAGCCCCCCTTCCCCCGAGCGGCCGGTCAGGCCATTCGATAGCTGTCGGGCATGCCAAGCTGGGCCAGCGGCAAGTGAGCCCGTGGCGGGTGCCTCCCATTGTCAGTGCTCCGCCCGGGTCGTGACGGAGGTTCCTGCAGCTTTTCTTAGGTACCCGTTGGCAGCCCCCCCTCGACGACAGCGAATACGAAAAGGCCCGCAGGAAGCAAGCTTCCTGCGGGCCTTTTCTCATTACCAAGCGGGCAGTCGGCCTGGAGGCCGGCCGCCGCGCCCCACCTCAGTGCATCAGTATCCTGCGTTCTGCGTCATGTTCGGATTCGCATCCGTTTCGTACTGCGGAATCGGCAGAATGCAGAACTGACACGGGTAACCCATGAAAGCCACGTCGCCAGTGACGTCGACCCTGTTGATGTCCATCTTATAGCGCATCAGATCGTGGATCCGATGGCCCTCATATCCCAGCTCAATCCGCCGCTCGAGAGCAATGGCATCGAGGAGGGCCTGGCCGGTAGCCACCACTGCCGGCGCACTGGAAAGACCTCTCTGGCGGATCATGTTCAGGTCAGCCTGCGCCCCGGCAGTGTTGCCGGAACGTGCGTGCGCCTCTGCCCGGTTCAGGTAGACCTCGGACAGCCTGATGACAGGAATGTTGTCCGTCGAGGTCGAGCTGGGCCACTTCATGACGCGATAGCTCGCATAGATCCCTGCGAGCCCAGGGTCAATCTGGAACATCTGCATCCGCACGTCGGCGGGATCAATCAGGTCCAACAGATCTTTGGCCGGGAGGTAGTCCCCGTATCCAGTGGCTCTGTACATGCTGCCGAGGGCGTTGTTCCCGTCCGTGTCGGTGTTCTGGATCTCGAAGATGGCCTCCGACGACCCACCGGCCTTGAACTGATCCACATACGCCTGGCCTTCCACCAGCGCATACCTGCCGCTGGAGATGACCGAATTGGACATGGTCACGACGTTGGCCCAATCCTCCATGTACAGGTAGATCCTAGACAGGACCGCCTGGGCCGCGCTTGCGGTCATCATGAAGGATCCACCCCGGGTCTGGCTCATCATCGAAATCCCGCGAGTGAGATCCGATATAGCCTGGGTGTAGACCTCGCCCACGGTGTTCCGTGCTGGGAGCAAGGTTACATCCGGCTCCAGGACGATGGGAACGCCGGGGTGTGCCCCACCCGAGGTGAAGGTGTAGTGCTGCCCATACATCCTCACCAGGTCGAAATAGATCAACCCGCGAAGCGCGTAGACCTCACCCATGATCTGTTGGTAGTCGGCCTGCACGCTTGTCGGCCCATCGAACTCGGCCTGGATGATCATGTTGAGCATGTTGATGCCTTCGTAGCCCTCCGCCCACAGCTCTTGCTCGAAGCCGTGACCGGTCACAATCTGGCCTTCGAAGTCGGCGAATTCCTGATAACGGTTCGCCGAACCGTTCTGCTTCACGTCCTCACCCATGATGTCTGCCATCAGGTAGAGGCTGCGGCCATAGTAGTCCGCGATGGAGATTTGGTCGTATACGCCGATGATAGCGGCCTCGTAGTCCCCGATCTGCTTGAAATACGCGTCGTTCGACACGGCAGAGTGGGGCTCCAGGACAAGATCGTCACATGCGGACGCGACTATGATCAACGGCAACAGCACCGCAATCTTCGCATTCTTTAAGAGTCTCATGATCGTACCTTATGGATATGGATAAAGTAGTGTTTACCTTGGCTCGATTTCATTGCCTAGAATTCCACGGTAAACCCGAGACTCAACGTCTTGGAGTTCGGGGTACCCGTGTTGTAGACACCACTTACGGTCTGCTCAGGGTCAAAGTGGAGGTTTGGTGCCGCCACCCACGTGAGCGGGTTCGTCACGCTGAGGTTCGCCGTCAGTGCAGAGAACCGCATCCGGTTGGCCACGTCCGTCGGGAACCGATAGGAGACCGTGACATCCTTGAGTCGGATGTAGTCGCCCTTGTCCAAATACCGGTCAGCATTCGAAGGCTGTGAGCTGTTCACGCCACCCCACGAAGGCCGTGGGAAGAGCGCGTCGTCACCAGGCTGCTTCCAGCTGTTCTCCCACGCCCACCGAGAGGTGGAGCGCGGCAGGTACCGCCCGTCACCGTGATAGAAGCGCTCGGCGTTCTCATAGAGGTAGTGGCCGAACATATAAGTGGCTAGAGAGCTGACGGAGATCGACTTGTAGCGCGCTTGGAAGCCGAAGGCGCCGAGATATTTCGGCGTGGCCGTCTTGTTGTCGTAGAACCGCTCCGCATCATTCAGCTTGTTGCTGGTCGTGGTCTTGCTCGCATCCGTG
Coding sequences:
- a CDS encoding amidohydrolase family protein encodes the protein MARQALRYGAVGIGFGVAYVPGASRLEVLRLFELAAAEGVPCHLHLRHFGPVPASNSSLDAVEEVIGAAAITGAAAQIAHIGSMVADPTDMAAALWMIEGALARGIDVMADIYPYTAAATGLGTTTFDDGWQQRFGGIDYSDLELVSNGERLTAEGGVPVVIHYIPERTIQAALSHPLAMVASDGVIQGGRGHPRAAGTFARILGRYVRTLGVIELPDAIEKMTLMPAQRLEASVRGMKRKGRLQRGADTDLVVFDPDVVGDQATFAEPAQRSVGMRWVLVGGHLVISDGMVQEAGRPGQPIRRGR
- a CDS encoding RagB/SusD family nutrient uptake outer membrane protein, giving the protein MRLLKNAKIAVLLPLIIVASACDDLVLEPHSAVSNDAYFKQIGDYEAAIIGVYDQISIADYYGRSLYLMADIMGEDVKQNGSANRYQEFADFEGQIVTGHGFEQELWAEGYEGINMLNMIIQAEFDGPTSVQADYQQIMGEVYALRGLIYFDLVRMYGQHYTFTSGGAHPGVPIVLEPDVTLLPARNTVGEVYTQAISDLTRGISMMSQTRGGSFMMTASAAQAVLSRIYLYMEDWANVVTMSNSVISSGRYALVEGQAYVDQFKAGGSSEAIFEIQNTDTDGNNALGSMYRATGYGDYLPAKDLLDLIDPADVRMQMFQIDPGLAGIYASYRVMKWPSSTSTDNIPVIRLSEVYLNRAEAHARSGNTAGAQADLNMIRQRGLSSAPAVVATGQALLDAIALERRIELGYEGHRIHDLMRYKMDINRVDVTGDVAFMGYPCQFCILPIPQYETDANPNMTQNAGY